One genomic region from Nilaparvata lugens isolate BPH chromosome 3, ASM1435652v1, whole genome shotgun sequence encodes:
- the LOC120350497 gene encoding exportin-5-like gives MDEVGVLAGQLAAAVELTMDPAAPHSQRHEAYSACEQFKEKSPLCVQCGLYLVQRQDYSHFVRHFGLQLMEHCIKYRWYNLVQAEKLFIKENAMKLVEAGTVGSHVNDTHLKDALSRVIVEMIKREWPQQWPTLLAELNEVFYAITRLTSNI, from the exons ATGGATGAGGTGGGGGTGCTGGCTGGACAGTTGGCGGCTGCCGTGGAGCTAACAATGGACCCGGCAGCGCCGCACAGCCAGCGCCACGAGGCCTACAGCGCGTGCGAGCAGTTCAAGGAGAAGAGTCCGCTGTGTGTGCAGTGCGGCCTCTACCTGGTGCAGCGCCAGGACTACTCACACTTTGTGCGCCACTTTGGCCTGCAGCTCATGGAGCACTGCATCAAGTATCGCTGGTACAACTTGGTGCAGGCCGAGAAGCTCTTCATCAAG GAGAATGCGATGAAACTGGTGGAAGCGGGAACCGTGGGATCGCATGTCAACGATACTCACCTGAAGGATGCCCTGTCCAGAGTCATAGTTGAAATGATCAAACGAGAATGGCCGCAGCAGTGGCCCACTCTGCTTGCCGAGTTGAACGAGGTATTCTATGCAATCACAAGATTAACGTCAAATATATAA